The following coding sequences lie in one Chionomys nivalis chromosome 8, mChiNiv1.1, whole genome shotgun sequence genomic window:
- the Adm gene encoding pro-adrenomedullin: MKLVTVILMFLGSFAFLGADTARLDASSQFRKKWNKWALSHGKKELQVPSSYPTGLADEKTVPTQTLVQLQDKESTSSTPQASTQSVAHIRVKRYRQSMNQGSRSVGCRFGTCTVQKLAHQIYQFTDKDKDGVAPRNKISAHGYGRRRRRSLPEILLARTVVSSQEQTHAAPASQAQSNHLQAL, encoded by the exons ATGAAGCTGGTTACCGTCATCCTGATGTTCCTGGGTTCATTCGCCTTCCTAGGCGCAGACACCGCACGGCTAGACGCATCCTCACAGTTCCGAAAGAA ATGGAATAAGTGGGCGCTAAGTCATGGGAAGAAGGAACTGCAAGTACCCAGCAGCTACCCCACGGGGCTCGCTGATGAGAAGACGGTCCCTACCCAGACTCTTGTTCAGCTCCAGGACAAGGAGAGCACATCTAGCACCCCACAAGCCAG CACTCAGAGCGTAGCCCACATTCGAGTCAAACGCTACCGCCAGAGCATGAATCAGGGATCCCGCAGCGTTGGATGCCGCTTTGGGACCTGCACCGTGCAGAAATTAGCCCATCAGATCTACCAATTCACTGACAAAGACAAGGACGGCGTTGCCCCCAGGAACAAGATCAGTGCTCATGGCTACGGCCGCCGGCGCCGGCGTTCCCTGCCAGAGATCCTCCTTGCCCGGACTGTGGTGTCCTCCCAGGAGCAGACACACGCAGCCCCAGCCTCCCAGGCGCAATCGAATCATCTCCAGGCTCTTTAG